One genomic region from Streptomyces sp. Li-HN-5-11 encodes:
- the dnaA gene encoding chromosomal replication initiator protein DnaA, which produces VADVPADLAAVWPRVLDQLLGEGRGQGVEAKDEHWIRRCQPLALVADTALLAVPNEFAKGVLEGRLAPVVSETLSRECGRPIRIAITVDSSVGETQPSPPPASPRYEEQELPTSQGGYEGYGRHRADGPRPGRADQLPGAPGDQLPPPRTGPQPADGADTLPTARPAYPSEYQEYQRPEPGAWPRPTQDDYGWQQQRLGFPERDPYASPSQDSYGPQDTYGSRDPYASRDAYGSQDAYGSRDGYTHAKDSYSPSQDYRPQPMGRPSYDQSRHEHDPSRADYDSARSDYDQRDYDQREPGRRELPEPPAGSGHVHRGGPVGPNLPTTGAPGPLAAQPAPATGPGEPTARLNPKYLFDTFVIGASNRFAHAAAVAVAEAPAKAYNPLFIYGESGLGKTHLLHAIGHYARSLYPGTRVRYVSSEEFTNEFINSIRDGKGDSFRKRYREMDILLVDDIQFLADKESTQEEFFHTFNTLHNANKQIVLSSDRPPKQLVTLEDRLRNRFEWGLITDVQPPELETRIAILRKKAVQEQLNAPPEVLEFIASRISRNIRELEGALIRVTAFASLNRQPVDLGLTEIVLKDLIPGGEDSTPEITATAIMAATADYFGLTVEDLCGSSRGRQLVTARQIAMYLCRELTDLSLPKIGAQFGGRDHTTVMHADRKIRALMAERRSIYNQVTELTNRIKNG; this is translated from the coding sequence GTGGCTGACGTACCTGCCGATCTTGCCGCAGTGTGGCCACGAGTACTCGATCAGCTTCTCGGCGAGGGTCGCGGGCAGGGCGTCGAGGCGAAGGACGAACACTGGATCCGGCGCTGCCAACCGCTGGCGCTGGTCGCGGACACCGCTCTGCTCGCCGTACCCAACGAGTTCGCGAAGGGCGTCCTCGAGGGACGCCTCGCCCCTGTCGTCAGCGAAACGCTGAGCCGCGAGTGCGGCAGGCCGATCCGCATCGCGATCACCGTCGACAGCTCCGTCGGCGAAACCCAGCCTTCCCCGCCCCCCGCCTCGCCACGCTACGAGGAGCAGGAGCTGCCCACCAGCCAGGGCGGTTACGAGGGCTACGGCCGGCACCGGGCCGACGGCCCCCGCCCCGGCCGCGCCGACCAGCTCCCCGGTGCGCCGGGCGACCAGCTCCCGCCCCCGCGCACGGGTCCGCAGCCGGCGGACGGAGCCGACACGCTGCCCACCGCCCGCCCCGCCTACCCCTCGGAGTACCAGGAGTACCAGCGCCCCGAGCCCGGCGCCTGGCCGCGTCCCACCCAGGACGACTACGGCTGGCAGCAGCAGCGGCTCGGCTTCCCCGAGCGGGACCCGTACGCGTCGCCGTCGCAGGACTCCTACGGACCCCAGGACACGTACGGCTCACGTGACCCGTATGCATCGCGTGACGCGTACGGCTCGCAGGACGCATACGGGTCGCGCGACGGGTACACGCACGCGAAGGACTCGTATTCCCCGTCCCAGGACTACCGTCCGCAGCCGATGGGCCGCCCGTCCTACGACCAGTCCCGGCACGAGCACGATCCGTCACGCGCCGACTACGACTCAGCGCGCTCCGACTACGACCAGCGCGACTACGACCAGCGCGAGCCCGGACGGCGTGAGCTGCCCGAGCCGCCGGCCGGTTCCGGACACGTGCACCGCGGCGGCCCGGTGGGCCCGAACCTGCCCACCACCGGCGCCCCGGGCCCCCTGGCCGCGCAGCCCGCGCCGGCGACCGGCCCGGGTGAGCCGACCGCGCGCCTGAACCCGAAGTACCTCTTCGACACGTTCGTCATCGGCGCGTCCAACCGGTTCGCGCACGCGGCCGCCGTCGCCGTCGCCGAGGCGCCCGCCAAGGCGTACAACCCCCTCTTCATCTACGGGGAGTCCGGGCTCGGCAAGACCCACCTGCTGCACGCCATCGGGCACTACGCGCGCAGCCTCTACCCGGGCACCCGCGTGCGGTACGTGAGCTCCGAGGAGTTCACCAACGAGTTCATCAACTCCATCCGCGACGGCAAGGGCGACAGCTTCCGCAAGCGCTACCGCGAGATGGACATCCTTCTGGTGGACGACATCCAGTTCCTGGCGGACAAGGAGTCGACACAGGAGGAGTTCTTCCACACCTTCAACACCCTCCACAACGCCAACAAGCAGATCGTGCTGTCCTCCGACCGGCCGCCCAAACAGCTGGTCACGCTGGAGGACCGGCTGCGCAACCGCTTCGAGTGGGGTCTGATCACCGACGTCCAGCCGCCCGAGCTGGAGACGCGCATCGCGATCCTGCGCAAGAAGGCGGTCCAGGAGCAGCTCAACGCGCCGCCGGAGGTCCTGGAGTTCATCGCCTCCCGCATCTCGCGCAACATCCGTGAGCTGGAGGGCGCGCTGATCCGGGTGACGGCGTTCGCCTCGCTCAACCGGCAGCCGGTCGACCTCGGGCTGACGGAGATCGTCCTCAAGGACCTGATCCCGGGCGGCGAGGACTCGACACCGGAGATCACCGCGACGGCCATCATGGCGGCCACGGCCGACTACTTCGGCCTCACGGTGGAGGACCTGTGCGGCAGCTCACGCGGCCGCCAGCTGGTCACGGCCCGGCAGATCGCCATGTACCTGTGCCGTGAGCTCACCGACCTGTCGCTGCCGAAGATCGGCGCGCAGTTCGGCGGCCGCGACCACACCACCGTGATGCACGCCGACCGCAAGATCCGCGCGCTGATGGCGGAGCGCCGCTCCATCTACAACCAGGTCACCGAGCTGACCAACCGCATCAAGAACGGCTGA
- the dnaN gene encoding DNA polymerase III subunit beta, protein MKIRVERDVLAEAVAWAARSLPARPPAPVLAGLLLRAEDGQLSLSSFDYEVSARVSVEAEIEEEGTVLVSGRLLADISRALPNRPVEISTDGVRATVVCGSSRFTLHTLPVEEYPALPQMPNATGTVPGEVFASAVQQVAIAAGRDDTLPVLTGVRIEIEGDTVTLASTDRYRFAVREFLWKPENPDVSAVALVPAKTLQDTAKALTSGDNVILALSGSGAGEGLIGFEGAGRRTTTRLLEGDLPKYRTLFPTEFNSVAVIETAPFVEAVKRVALVAERNTPVRLSFEQGVLILEAGSSDDAQAVERVDAQLDGDDISIAFNPTFLLDGLSAIDSPVAQLSFTTSTKPALLSGKPAVDAEADEAYKYLIMPVRLSG, encoded by the coding sequence GTGAAGATCCGGGTGGAACGCGACGTACTCGCGGAGGCAGTGGCCTGGGCGGCACGTAGCCTCCCGGCCCGTCCGCCGGCGCCTGTTCTCGCCGGCCTGCTGCTGAGGGCGGAGGACGGCCAGCTGAGCCTGTCCAGCTTCGACTACGAGGTCTCCGCCCGGGTGTCCGTGGAGGCCGAGATCGAGGAAGAGGGCACGGTCCTCGTCTCGGGCCGTCTGCTCGCCGACATCTCCCGCGCGCTGCCGAACCGGCCGGTGGAGATTTCCACAGACGGTGTACGGGCGACGGTCGTCTGCGGCTCCTCCCGCTTCACTCTCCACACACTGCCTGTGGAGGAGTACCCGGCGCTCCCCCAGATGCCGAACGCGACGGGCACGGTGCCCGGCGAGGTCTTCGCCTCCGCCGTGCAGCAGGTCGCGATCGCCGCCGGCCGCGACGACACGCTGCCCGTCCTCACCGGTGTGCGCATCGAGATCGAGGGCGACACGGTGACGCTGGCGTCCACCGACCGCTACCGCTTCGCGGTCCGCGAGTTCCTGTGGAAGCCGGAGAACCCGGACGTCTCCGCAGTCGCCCTGGTCCCCGCCAAGACGCTCCAGGACACCGCCAAGGCACTGACCAGCGGCGACAACGTCATCCTGGCGCTGTCCGGCTCGGGTGCGGGCGAGGGCCTGATCGGTTTCGAGGGCGCCGGGCGGCGCACCACCACGCGTCTGCTGGAGGGCGACCTCCCGAAGTACCGCACGCTCTTCCCCACGGAGTTCAACTCGGTCGCCGTCATCGAGACCGCCCCCTTCGTGGAGGCCGTCAAGCGCGTGGCCCTGGTTGCCGAGCGCAACACCCCGGTGCGTCTGAGCTTCGAGCAGGGGGTGCTCATCCTGGAGGCCGGTTCCAGTGACGACGCACAGGCTGTGGAGAGGGTGGACGCGCAGCTGGACGGCGACGACATCTCCATCGCCTTCAACCCGACGTTCCTGCTGGACGGCCTGAGCGCCATCGACTCCCCGGTGGCCCAGCTGTCCTTCACGACGTCCACCAAGCCCGCGCTGCTCAGCGGCAAGCCCGCGGTGGACGCCGAGGCGGACGAGGCCTACAAGTACCTGATCATGCCGGTGCGGCTGAGCGGCTGA